The Indicator indicator isolate 239-I01 chromosome 38, UM_Iind_1.1, whole genome shotgun sequence genome window below encodes:
- the FGFR1 gene encoding fibroblast growth factor receptor 1 isoform X2, giving the protein MCTWRCLILWAVLVTATLSTARPAPTLPDQALPKAQIEVESYSAHPGDLLQLRCRLRDDVQSINWVRDGVQLEENNRTRITGEEVEVRDAVPEDSGLYACMTNSPSGSETTYFSVNVSDALPSAEDDDDEDDSSSEEKEADNTKPNQAIAPYWTYPEKMEKKLHAVPAAKTVKFKCPSSGTPNPTLRWLKNGKEFKPDHRIGGYKVRYATWSIIMDSVVPSDKGNYTCIVENKYGSINHTYQLDVVERSPHRPILQAGLPANKTVALGSNVEFVCKVYSDPQPHIQWLKHIEVNGSKIGPDNLPYVQILKTAGVNTTDKEMEVLHLRNVSFEDAGEYTCLAGNSIGISHHSAWLTVLEAIEDTPAMMTSPLYLEIIIYCTGAFLICCMVVTVIIYKMKSTTKKSDFNSQLAVHKLAKSIPLRRQVSADSSSSMNSGVMLVRPSRLSSSGTPMLAGVSEYELPEDPRWELPRDRLILGKPLGEGCFGQVVLAEAIGLDKDKPNRVTKVAVKMLKADATEKDLSDLISEMEMMKMIGKHKNIINLLGACTQDGPLYVIVEYASKGNLREYLQARRPPGMEYCYNPTRVPEEQLSFKDLVSCAYQVARGMEYLASKKCIHRDLAARNVLVTEDNVMKIADFGLARDIHHIDYYKKTTNGRLPVKWMAPEALFDRIYTHQSDVWSFGVLLWEIFTLGGSPYPGVPVEELFKLLKEGHRMDKPSNCTNELYMMMRDCWHAVPSQRPTFKQLVEDLDRIVAMTSNQEYLDLSMPLDQYSPGFPDTRSSTCSSGEDSVFSHDPLPDEPCLPRLPSQHTSGGLKRH; this is encoded by the exons atgtGTACCTGGAGGTGCCTCATCCTTTGGGCTGTGCTGGTCACAGCCACACTCTCCACTGCCAGGCCGGCGCCCACCTTGCCTGACCAAG ccctgcccaaaGCACAAATCGAAGTGGAGTCCTACTCAGCCCACCCTGGGGACCTCCTCCAGCTGCGCTGCCGGCTGAGGGATGACGTCCAGAGCATCAACTGGGTGCGGGACGGCGTCCAGCTGGAGGAGAACAACCGGACACGCATCACTGGGGAGGAGGTAGAGGTCAGGGACGCGGTGCCCGAGGACTCAGGGCTCTATGCCTGCATGACCAACAGCCCCTCGGGGAGCGAGACCACCTACTTCTCCGTCAACGTCTCAG ACGCTCTCCCCTCTgctgaagatgatgatgatgaagatgattCCTCTTCggaggagaaggaggctgaTAACACCAAGCCCAACC AGGCCATTGCTCCCTACTGGACCTATCCTGAGAAGATGGAGAAGAAGCTCcatgctgtccctgctgccaaaACGGTGAAGTTCAAATGTCCCTCAAGTGGGActcccaaccccaccctgcGCTGGCTGAAGAACGGCAAAGAGTTCAAACCCGACCACCGCATCGGGGGGTACAAG GTCCGCTATGCCACCTGGAGCATCATCATGGACTCGGTGGTGCCATCTGATAAGGGCAACTACACCTGCATCGTGGAGAACAAGTATGGCAGCATCAACCACACCTACCAGCTGGATGTTGtgg AGCGCTCCCCACACCGACCcatcctgcaggcagggctCCCTGCCAACAAgactgtggccctgggcagcaatGTGGAGTTTGTCTGCAAGGTCTACAGCGacccccagccccacatccAGTGGCTGAAGCACATCGAGGTGAATGGCAGCAAGATCGGCCCTGACAACCTGCCCTACGTGCAGATCCTGAAG ACCGCTGGCGTTAACACCACGGACAAGGAAATGGAAGTGCTGCACTTAAGGAATGTCTCCTTTGAGGATGCTGGGGAGTATACTTGTTTGGCTGGTAATTCTATTGGGATCTCCCATCACTCTGCATGGTTGACAGTTCTGGAAG CTATTGAGGACACCCCTGCCATGATGACTTCCCCTCTCTACCTGGAGATCATCATCTACTGCACCGGGGCCTTCCTCATTTGCTGCATGGTGGTGACCGTCATCATCTACAAGATGAAGAGCACCACCAAGAAGTCAGACTTCAACAGCCAGCTGGCTGTGCACAAGCTGGCCAAGAGCATCCCCCTGCGCAGACAG GTGTCTGCTGACTCCAGCTCCTCCATGAACTCTGGCGTGATGCTGGTGCGGCCCTCGCGCCTCTCCTCCAGCGGCACCCCCATGCTGGCAGGGGTCTCCGAGTACGAGCTGCCCGAGGACCCCCGCTGGGAGCTGCCCCGCGACAG GCTGATCCTGGGCAAGCCCCTGGGGGAAGGCTGCTTCGGGCAGGTGGTGCTGGCAGAAGCCATTGGGCTCGACAAGGACAAACCAAACCGAGTGACCAAGGTGGCAGTGAAGATGCTCAAGG CTGACgccacagagaaggacttgtcCGACCTCATCTCCGAGATGGAGATGATGAAGATGATTGGCAAGCACAAGAACATCATCAACCTGCTGGGGGCCTGCACACAGGATG gACCTCTCTACGTGATCGTGGAGTATGCCAGCAAGGGCAACCTGCGGGAGTACCTGCAGGCACGGCGGCCCCCGGGCATGGAGTACTGCTACAACCCCACCAGAgtccctgaggagcagctctccttTAAGGACCTGGTCTCCTGTGCCTACCAGGTGGCAAGAGGCATGGAGTACCTGGCCTCCAAGAAG TGCATCCACAGGGACCTGGCAGCCAGGAACGTCCTGGTGACCGAGGACAACGTGATGAAGATCGCTGACTTCGGGCTGGCCAGGGACATCCACCACATTGATTACTACAAGAAGACCACAAAc GGTCGCTTGCCAGTGAAGTGGATGGCCCCAGAGGCTCTCTTTGACCGCATCTACACCCACCAGAGCGATGT GTGGTCCTTTggtgtgctgctgtgggagatCTTCACCCTGGGGGGCTCTCCCTACCCTGGGGTGCCTGTCGAGGAGCTCttcaagctgctgaaggagggtCACAGGATGGACAAACCCAGCAACTGCACCAATGAGCT GTACATGATGATGAGGGACTGCTGGCACGCTGTGCCCTCCCAGAGACCAACCTTCAAGCAGCTGGTGGAGGACCTGGACAGGATCGTGGCCATGACCTCCAACCAG GAGTACCTGGACCTCTCCATGCCCCTGGACCAGTACTCCCCTGGCTTCCCGGACACTCGCAGCTCCACCTGCTCCTCGGGGGAGGACTCTGTCTTCTCCCACGACCCCCTGCCCGACGagccctgcctgcccaggctgccctctCAGCACACCAGCGGCGGACTGAAGCGACACTGA
- the FGFR1 gene encoding fibroblast growth factor receptor 1 isoform X3, with translation MCTWRCLILWAVLVTATLSTARPAPTLPDQALPKAQIEVESYSAHPGDLLQLRCRLRDDVQSINWVRDGVQLEENNRTRITGEEVEVRDAVPEDSGLYACMTNSPSGSETTYFSVNVSDALPSAEDDDDEDDSSSEEKEADNTKPNQAIAPYWTYPEKMEKKLHAVPAAKTVKFKCPSSGTPNPTLRWLKNGKEFKPDHRIGGYKVRYATWSIIMDSVVPSDKGNYTCIVENKYGSINHTYQLDVVERSPHRPILQAGLPANKTVALGSNVEFVCKVYSDPQPHIQWLKHIEVNGSKIGPDNLPYVQILKHSGINSSDAEVLTLYNVTEAESGEYVCKVSNYIGEANQSAWLTVTRPLAQAIEDTPAMMTSPLYLEIIIYCTGAFLICCMVVTVIIYKMKSTTKKSDFNSQLAVHKLAKSIPLRRQVTESREGVSADSSSSMNSGVMLVRPSRLSSSGTPMLAGVSEYELPEDPRWELPRDRLILGKPLGEGCFGQVVLAEAIGLDKDKPNRVTKVAVKMLKADATEKDLSDLISEMEMMKMIGKHKNIINLLGACTQDGPLYVIVEYASKGNLREYLQARRPPGMEYCYNPTRVPEEQLSFKDLVSCAYQVARGMEYLASKKCIHRDLAARNVLVTEDNVMKIADFGLARDIHHIDYYKKTTNGRLPVKWMAPEALFDRIYTHQSDVWSFGVLLWEIFTLGGSPYPGVPVEELFKLLKEGHRMDKPSNCTNELYMMMRDCWHAVPSQRPTFKQLVEDLDRIVAMTSNQEYLDLSMPLDQYSPGFPDTRSSTCSSGEDSVFSHDPLPDEPCLPRLPSQHTSGGLKRH, from the exons atgtGTACCTGGAGGTGCCTCATCCTTTGGGCTGTGCTGGTCACAGCCACACTCTCCACTGCCAGGCCGGCGCCCACCTTGCCTGACCAAG ccctgcccaaaGCACAAATCGAAGTGGAGTCCTACTCAGCCCACCCTGGGGACCTCCTCCAGCTGCGCTGCCGGCTGAGGGATGACGTCCAGAGCATCAACTGGGTGCGGGACGGCGTCCAGCTGGAGGAGAACAACCGGACACGCATCACTGGGGAGGAGGTAGAGGTCAGGGACGCGGTGCCCGAGGACTCAGGGCTCTATGCCTGCATGACCAACAGCCCCTCGGGGAGCGAGACCACCTACTTCTCCGTCAACGTCTCAG ACGCTCTCCCCTCTgctgaagatgatgatgatgaagatgattCCTCTTCggaggagaaggaggctgaTAACACCAAGCCCAACC AGGCCATTGCTCCCTACTGGACCTATCCTGAGAAGATGGAGAAGAAGCTCcatgctgtccctgctgccaaaACGGTGAAGTTCAAATGTCCCTCAAGTGGGActcccaaccccaccctgcGCTGGCTGAAGAACGGCAAAGAGTTCAAACCCGACCACCGCATCGGGGGGTACAAG GTCCGCTATGCCACCTGGAGCATCATCATGGACTCGGTGGTGCCATCTGATAAGGGCAACTACACCTGCATCGTGGAGAACAAGTATGGCAGCATCAACCACACCTACCAGCTGGATGTTGtgg AGCGCTCCCCACACCGACCcatcctgcaggcagggctCCCTGCCAACAAgactgtggccctgggcagcaatGTGGAGTTTGTCTGCAAGGTCTACAGCGacccccagccccacatccAGTGGCTGAAGCACATCGAGGTGAATGGCAGCAAGATCGGCCCTGACAACCTGCCCTACGTGCAGATCCTGAAG CACTCGGGGATTAATAGCTCAGATGCGGAGGTGCTGACCCTGTATAATGTGACAGAGGCGGAGAGCGGGGAGTATGTTTGTAAGGTTTCCAATTATATTGGTGAAGCCAACCAGTCTGCGTGGCTCACTGTCACCAGACCCCTGGCACAAG CTATTGAGGACACCCCTGCCATGATGACTTCCCCTCTCTACCTGGAGATCATCATCTACTGCACCGGGGCCTTCCTCATTTGCTGCATGGTGGTGACCGTCATCATCTACAAGATGAAGAGCACCACCAAGAAGTCAGACTTCAACAGCCAGCTGGCTGTGCACAAGCTGGCCAAGAGCATCCCCCTGCGCAGACAGGTAACAGAAAGTAGAGAGGGG GTGTCTGCTGACTCCAGCTCCTCCATGAACTCTGGCGTGATGCTGGTGCGGCCCTCGCGCCTCTCCTCCAGCGGCACCCCCATGCTGGCAGGGGTCTCCGAGTACGAGCTGCCCGAGGACCCCCGCTGGGAGCTGCCCCGCGACAG GCTGATCCTGGGCAAGCCCCTGGGGGAAGGCTGCTTCGGGCAGGTGGTGCTGGCAGAAGCCATTGGGCTCGACAAGGACAAACCAAACCGAGTGACCAAGGTGGCAGTGAAGATGCTCAAGG CTGACgccacagagaaggacttgtcCGACCTCATCTCCGAGATGGAGATGATGAAGATGATTGGCAAGCACAAGAACATCATCAACCTGCTGGGGGCCTGCACACAGGATG gACCTCTCTACGTGATCGTGGAGTATGCCAGCAAGGGCAACCTGCGGGAGTACCTGCAGGCACGGCGGCCCCCGGGCATGGAGTACTGCTACAACCCCACCAGAgtccctgaggagcagctctccttTAAGGACCTGGTCTCCTGTGCCTACCAGGTGGCAAGAGGCATGGAGTACCTGGCCTCCAAGAAG TGCATCCACAGGGACCTGGCAGCCAGGAACGTCCTGGTGACCGAGGACAACGTGATGAAGATCGCTGACTTCGGGCTGGCCAGGGACATCCACCACATTGATTACTACAAGAAGACCACAAAc GGTCGCTTGCCAGTGAAGTGGATGGCCCCAGAGGCTCTCTTTGACCGCATCTACACCCACCAGAGCGATGT GTGGTCCTTTggtgtgctgctgtgggagatCTTCACCCTGGGGGGCTCTCCCTACCCTGGGGTGCCTGTCGAGGAGCTCttcaagctgctgaaggagggtCACAGGATGGACAAACCCAGCAACTGCACCAATGAGCT GTACATGATGATGAGGGACTGCTGGCACGCTGTGCCCTCCCAGAGACCAACCTTCAAGCAGCTGGTGGAGGACCTGGACAGGATCGTGGCCATGACCTCCAACCAG GAGTACCTGGACCTCTCCATGCCCCTGGACCAGTACTCCCCTGGCTTCCCGGACACTCGCAGCTCCACCTGCTCCTCGGGGGAGGACTCTGTCTTCTCCCACGACCCCCTGCCCGACGagccctgcctgcccaggctgccctctCAGCACACCAGCGGCGGACTGAAGCGACACTGA
- the FGFR1 gene encoding fibroblast growth factor receptor 1 isoform X1: MCTWRCLILWAVLVTATLSTARPAPTLPDQALPKAQIEVESYSAHPGDLLQLRCRLRDDVQSINWVRDGVQLEENNRTRITGEEVEVRDAVPEDSGLYACMTNSPSGSETTYFSVNVSDALPSAEDDDDEDDSSSEEKEADNTKPNQAIAPYWTYPEKMEKKLHAVPAAKTVKFKCPSSGTPNPTLRWLKNGKEFKPDHRIGGYKVRYATWSIIMDSVVPSDKGNYTCIVENKYGSINHTYQLDVVERSPHRPILQAGLPANKTVALGSNVEFVCKVYSDPQPHIQWLKHIEVNGSKIGPDNLPYVQILKTAGVNTTDKEMEVLHLRNVSFEDAGEYTCLAGNSIGISHHSAWLTVLEAIEDTPAMMTSPLYLEIIIYCTGAFLICCMVVTVIIYKMKSTTKKSDFNSQLAVHKLAKSIPLRRQVTESREGVSADSSSSMNSGVMLVRPSRLSSSGTPMLAGVSEYELPEDPRWELPRDRLILGKPLGEGCFGQVVLAEAIGLDKDKPNRVTKVAVKMLKADATEKDLSDLISEMEMMKMIGKHKNIINLLGACTQDGPLYVIVEYASKGNLREYLQARRPPGMEYCYNPTRVPEEQLSFKDLVSCAYQVARGMEYLASKKCIHRDLAARNVLVTEDNVMKIADFGLARDIHHIDYYKKTTNGRLPVKWMAPEALFDRIYTHQSDVWSFGVLLWEIFTLGGSPYPGVPVEELFKLLKEGHRMDKPSNCTNELYMMMRDCWHAVPSQRPTFKQLVEDLDRIVAMTSNQEYLDLSMPLDQYSPGFPDTRSSTCSSGEDSVFSHDPLPDEPCLPRLPSQHTSGGLKRH; this comes from the exons atgtGTACCTGGAGGTGCCTCATCCTTTGGGCTGTGCTGGTCACAGCCACACTCTCCACTGCCAGGCCGGCGCCCACCTTGCCTGACCAAG ccctgcccaaaGCACAAATCGAAGTGGAGTCCTACTCAGCCCACCCTGGGGACCTCCTCCAGCTGCGCTGCCGGCTGAGGGATGACGTCCAGAGCATCAACTGGGTGCGGGACGGCGTCCAGCTGGAGGAGAACAACCGGACACGCATCACTGGGGAGGAGGTAGAGGTCAGGGACGCGGTGCCCGAGGACTCAGGGCTCTATGCCTGCATGACCAACAGCCCCTCGGGGAGCGAGACCACCTACTTCTCCGTCAACGTCTCAG ACGCTCTCCCCTCTgctgaagatgatgatgatgaagatgattCCTCTTCggaggagaaggaggctgaTAACACCAAGCCCAACC AGGCCATTGCTCCCTACTGGACCTATCCTGAGAAGATGGAGAAGAAGCTCcatgctgtccctgctgccaaaACGGTGAAGTTCAAATGTCCCTCAAGTGGGActcccaaccccaccctgcGCTGGCTGAAGAACGGCAAAGAGTTCAAACCCGACCACCGCATCGGGGGGTACAAG GTCCGCTATGCCACCTGGAGCATCATCATGGACTCGGTGGTGCCATCTGATAAGGGCAACTACACCTGCATCGTGGAGAACAAGTATGGCAGCATCAACCACACCTACCAGCTGGATGTTGtgg AGCGCTCCCCACACCGACCcatcctgcaggcagggctCCCTGCCAACAAgactgtggccctgggcagcaatGTGGAGTTTGTCTGCAAGGTCTACAGCGacccccagccccacatccAGTGGCTGAAGCACATCGAGGTGAATGGCAGCAAGATCGGCCCTGACAACCTGCCCTACGTGCAGATCCTGAAG ACCGCTGGCGTTAACACCACGGACAAGGAAATGGAAGTGCTGCACTTAAGGAATGTCTCCTTTGAGGATGCTGGGGAGTATACTTGTTTGGCTGGTAATTCTATTGGGATCTCCCATCACTCTGCATGGTTGACAGTTCTGGAAG CTATTGAGGACACCCCTGCCATGATGACTTCCCCTCTCTACCTGGAGATCATCATCTACTGCACCGGGGCCTTCCTCATTTGCTGCATGGTGGTGACCGTCATCATCTACAAGATGAAGAGCACCACCAAGAAGTCAGACTTCAACAGCCAGCTGGCTGTGCACAAGCTGGCCAAGAGCATCCCCCTGCGCAGACAGGTAACAGAAAGTAGAGAGGGG GTGTCTGCTGACTCCAGCTCCTCCATGAACTCTGGCGTGATGCTGGTGCGGCCCTCGCGCCTCTCCTCCAGCGGCACCCCCATGCTGGCAGGGGTCTCCGAGTACGAGCTGCCCGAGGACCCCCGCTGGGAGCTGCCCCGCGACAG GCTGATCCTGGGCAAGCCCCTGGGGGAAGGCTGCTTCGGGCAGGTGGTGCTGGCAGAAGCCATTGGGCTCGACAAGGACAAACCAAACCGAGTGACCAAGGTGGCAGTGAAGATGCTCAAGG CTGACgccacagagaaggacttgtcCGACCTCATCTCCGAGATGGAGATGATGAAGATGATTGGCAAGCACAAGAACATCATCAACCTGCTGGGGGCCTGCACACAGGATG gACCTCTCTACGTGATCGTGGAGTATGCCAGCAAGGGCAACCTGCGGGAGTACCTGCAGGCACGGCGGCCCCCGGGCATGGAGTACTGCTACAACCCCACCAGAgtccctgaggagcagctctccttTAAGGACCTGGTCTCCTGTGCCTACCAGGTGGCAAGAGGCATGGAGTACCTGGCCTCCAAGAAG TGCATCCACAGGGACCTGGCAGCCAGGAACGTCCTGGTGACCGAGGACAACGTGATGAAGATCGCTGACTTCGGGCTGGCCAGGGACATCCACCACATTGATTACTACAAGAAGACCACAAAc GGTCGCTTGCCAGTGAAGTGGATGGCCCCAGAGGCTCTCTTTGACCGCATCTACACCCACCAGAGCGATGT GTGGTCCTTTggtgtgctgctgtgggagatCTTCACCCTGGGGGGCTCTCCCTACCCTGGGGTGCCTGTCGAGGAGCTCttcaagctgctgaaggagggtCACAGGATGGACAAACCCAGCAACTGCACCAATGAGCT GTACATGATGATGAGGGACTGCTGGCACGCTGTGCCCTCCCAGAGACCAACCTTCAAGCAGCTGGTGGAGGACCTGGACAGGATCGTGGCCATGACCTCCAACCAG GAGTACCTGGACCTCTCCATGCCCCTGGACCAGTACTCCCCTGGCTTCCCGGACACTCGCAGCTCCACCTGCTCCTCGGGGGAGGACTCTGTCTTCTCCCACGACCCCCTGCCCGACGagccctgcctgcccaggctgccctctCAGCACACCAGCGGCGGACTGAAGCGACACTGA